In Luteolibacter sp. Y139, the following proteins share a genomic window:
- a CDS encoding beta strand repeat-containing protein → MKTPLYPNYTYCLLFCLQAISQGAELPKLFNNTALNLGGAWDAAGAVPGTSDVMLWNSTFADTASAATALSQMGADLSVQGIKITNVGGTRNQATRFVGFQNTSSANTLTIGAGGIDASTAFQTFYGQSKLTLGASQTWNVANANTNVNPTGSNNGEDIVFIAQAAAVPVNLNGNTLTTTGAGQITITSGYTISNGTINSGNDFFTIQGGSSRVTTINNNVNLIVSSGTLRIQANSGTGGVSMACAAPVTVNGGIFSIRTNTDGLSATQSGNITLNANSGLSFQTDSTGPNNTTGNISVNGATTVRVAGGGNPANGANLTGTLTGSGNITYLNTATGANGYWRLAGDSSGYSGTITLNGASGNRSLRLGTANSGSAAATWNVGDLNVLQVNGVGVQLGKLQGSGTVTNSSTTAAATITVGAGEFSGAITNGTTLPAAVTNVTKTGPGLLRLTGFNNYTGATTVSGGTLVATPDQTGVTAVTVADGATYGALYEGSGPTLITGNVTVGSTTGGTLQFDYGTSGNPLSPLLSVGALTFNGPSTIKIAGSNLTPGTFALADYTGYAGTAVSGLNLVLPTRTAGSLTNSGSQISLTISSSEEVKWNGNLSDNWDIDPDGLGGSGTANWKTTVTNASTRYIQGTSAADSVNFDDTATGTGTVNLTTTLSPTEVVVDNTAKDYTFNGSGKLTGFARLSKKGTGTLTLANTTPNDYSGGTVIEAGTLRLGDGVTAGAGQVAGNIDNSGRLLLNRPDNYDFSNTLSGLGILEKAQAGTMSFPVSTSINGPLAITGGKVRFPAGGSINDAVSGSGELEAAGGTVIISGSAIANTNTGLTTVSNGTLQLSKSASVNAVGGNVAITGTGVLNILADEQIPDTATISALGSSADSIPGTPGKETFANAIVNGSVATTQLILRNNATVTNTGTINQGILGVASNNTANVNAVVMTSPTAILRVAAGSNTSIMNVGAGGITASAGDVQVKFNTAEFDAILNLSGDVTTTGNMSFSNGGYTGTKLNVVRLNGTRTFNIGAGTITTVAPDLANYINSDPAEVVGTLIKNGDGALVLDAACTATHTGGTTINAGAMRVHGNLGGTLLVNANGSIGGFGTIGNTTVNGTVNPGGVNPLTGNLTSSGTVTFTPDSDYVVEIANWAGTTLGTDWDHLTANSLVITATPLNKLVIHPTGTPTGFTETNKTLTIATSTSPITGFDPAAIQIDATGFPGTGTWAVQMSANTIQLVYTAGAVSAYSSWATAEGLTPANNDPTADPDKDGQINLMEFALNSTALSGTSSGKVVGKVGTVGGQQALTITLPVRTGVSFTGTTELTGTADGVLYHIQASDDTGTWNLQVSEVTGADATTIQTGLPALQTGWTYRTFRSPGPITGDPREYMRVVIDPAS, encoded by the coding sequence ATGAAAACCCCATTGTACCCAAACTACACCTATTGCCTCCTTTTCTGCCTTCAGGCCATCTCCCAAGGCGCAGAACTGCCAAAGCTCTTCAACAATACCGCCCTGAATCTCGGCGGCGCATGGGATGCCGCCGGCGCCGTCCCCGGAACCAGCGACGTGATGCTCTGGAATAGCACCTTCGCGGACACGGCATCTGCCGCAACCGCACTCTCTCAAATGGGCGCAGATCTCAGTGTCCAAGGAATCAAAATCACCAATGTCGGAGGCACCAGGAACCAAGCCACTCGTTTTGTCGGATTTCAGAACACCAGTTCCGCCAACACCTTGACGATCGGAGCCGGAGGCATCGATGCCTCGACCGCTTTCCAGACGTTCTACGGCCAGTCCAAGCTGACGCTCGGAGCCAGCCAGACCTGGAACGTAGCCAACGCCAACACCAACGTGAATCCGACCGGGTCCAACAACGGGGAAGACATCGTTTTCATCGCTCAGGCGGCGGCGGTCCCGGTCAATCTCAACGGCAACACCCTGACCACCACCGGAGCCGGTCAGATCACAATCACCAGCGGCTACACGATCAGCAACGGAACGATCAATTCCGGGAATGACTTCTTCACCATTCAAGGCGGTTCCAGCCGGGTCACCACGATCAATAACAACGTCAACCTGATCGTCAGCAGCGGCACGCTGCGGATCCAGGCGAACAGCGGCACGGGGGGAGTATCCATGGCATGCGCCGCCCCGGTCACCGTGAATGGCGGCATCTTCAGCATCCGGACCAATACCGATGGCCTTTCCGCTACCCAGAGCGGCAATATCACCCTCAATGCCAATTCCGGCCTCAGCTTCCAGACCGACTCCACCGGCCCGAACAACACCACCGGCAACATCTCGGTCAATGGAGCGACTACCGTCCGGGTCGCGGGCGGCGGCAATCCAGCCAACGGCGCAAACCTCACCGGCACCCTGACAGGCTCCGGCAACATCACCTATCTCAACACCGCCACCGGCGCCAATGGCTACTGGCGGCTTGCCGGTGACAGCAGCGGCTACTCCGGGACGATCACGCTGAACGGTGCCAGCGGCAACCGCAGCCTGCGACTCGGCACTGCCAACTCAGGCAGCGCCGCCGCGACTTGGAACGTCGGCGACCTCAATGTCCTTCAAGTCAACGGCGTCGGCGTCCAGCTCGGGAAACTCCAAGGCTCTGGAACCGTGACCAATTCCAGCACCACCGCCGCCGCAACCATCACAGTGGGTGCCGGCGAATTCTCCGGTGCGATCACGAATGGGACCACACTGCCAGCCGCCGTCACCAACGTCACCAAGACCGGCCCCGGCCTGCTCCGCCTGACCGGATTCAACAACTACACCGGTGCCACCACGGTCAGCGGCGGCACTCTGGTAGCCACCCCCGATCAAACCGGCGTCACCGCGGTCACTGTCGCCGACGGAGCCACCTACGGGGCCCTCTACGAAGGCAGCGGCCCTACCTTGATCACGGGAAATGTCACCGTCGGTTCCACCACGGGCGGCACCCTTCAGTTCGACTACGGCACCTCGGGCAATCCACTCAGCCCCTTGCTTTCGGTCGGCGCACTGACCTTCAATGGACCGTCCACCATCAAGATCGCCGGTAGCAATCTTACCCCTGGAACATTCGCGCTCGCCGACTACACGGGCTATGCGGGCACAGCGGTCTCCGGTCTCAATCTCGTCCTGCCGACCCGCACCGCCGGTTCGCTGACCAATTCCGGATCGCAAATCAGCCTCACGATCTCCTCCTCCGAAGAGGTAAAGTGGAATGGCAACCTCTCCGACAATTGGGACATCGATCCCGATGGCTTGGGAGGCTCAGGCACCGCGAACTGGAAGACAACGGTCACCAATGCCTCCACGCGCTACATTCAGGGCACCTCCGCCGCCGACTCCGTCAACTTCGATGACACCGCCACTGGCACCGGCACGGTCAACCTCACCACTACCCTTTCCCCCACGGAGGTGGTCGTGGACAACACGGCAAAGGACTACACGTTCAATGGCAGCGGCAAGCTGACCGGCTTCGCCCGCCTCTCCAAGAAAGGCACCGGCACGCTCACTCTCGCCAATACCACCCCCAATGACTACTCCGGGGGCACCGTCATCGAGGCTGGCACCCTTCGTCTCGGCGACGGCGTCACTGCCGGCGCGGGTCAGGTTGCCGGTAACATCGACAACTCCGGCAGGCTCTTGCTCAACCGGCCGGACAACTACGACTTCTCGAATACGCTCTCCGGTCTAGGCATCCTGGAGAAGGCGCAAGCAGGCACCATGAGCTTCCCGGTCTCCACCTCGATCAACGGGCCCTTGGCGATCACCGGCGGCAAGGTGCGCTTCCCCGCCGGCGGGTCTATCAACGACGCGGTCTCCGGCAGCGGCGAACTGGAAGCAGCCGGGGGCACGGTCATCATCTCGGGCAGCGCGATCGCCAATACCAACACCGGCCTCACCACCGTCAGCAACGGCACGCTGCAGCTCTCCAAGTCGGCCTCGGTCAATGCCGTGGGCGGCAATGTCGCCATCACCGGAACCGGCGTGCTGAACATCCTCGCCGACGAGCAGATCCCTGACACCGCCACGATCAGTGCTCTGGGCAGCAGCGCCGACTCCATCCCCGGCACGCCGGGCAAGGAAACCTTCGCCAATGCCATCGTCAACGGCTCGGTCGCGACCACCCAGCTCATCCTGAGAAACAACGCCACCGTCACCAATACCGGCACCATCAACCAAGGCATTCTCGGCGTCGCCAGCAACAACACCGCCAACGTCAACGCCGTGGTGATGACCTCTCCGACCGCGATCCTGCGCGTGGCGGCCGGTTCCAATACCTCCATCATGAACGTCGGAGCCGGCGGCATCACCGCCAGCGCCGGCGATGTTCAGGTGAAATTCAACACCGCGGAATTCGATGCCATCCTCAACCTCTCCGGCGACGTCACCACCACGGGCAACATGTCCTTCAGCAATGGCGGCTACACCGGGACGAAGCTGAACGTCGTCCGCCTCAATGGCACCCGCACGTTTAACATCGGCGCCGGCACCATCACCACGGTCGCTCCGGACCTCGCGAACTACATCAACAGCGACCCGGCCGAAGTCGTCGGCACTCTGATCAAGAACGGCGACGGCGCTCTGGTGCTTGACGCCGCTTGCACTGCCACCCACACCGGCGGCACCACGATCAATGCCGGCGCGATGCGTGTCCACGGCAACCTCGGCGGCACGCTGCTGGTGAATGCCAATGGCTCCATCGGCGGCTTCGGCACCATCGGCAACACCACCGTCAATGGCACCGTTAACCCCGGTGGCGTCAACCCTCTGACCGGGAACCTGACCTCCAGCGGCACCGTGACCTTCACACCCGACTCCGACTACGTGGTCGAGATTGCCAATTGGGCCGGCACCACCCTCGGCACCGACTGGGATCACCTGACGGCCAATTCCCTGGTGATCACCGCCACGCCCTTGAACAAGCTGGTCATCCATCCCACCGGCACACCCACCGGCTTCACCGAAACGAACAAGACCCTGACCATCGCCACCTCCACCTCGCCCATCACCGGCTTCGATCCCGCGGCCATCCAGATCGATGCCACCGGCTTCCCCGGAACCGGCACCTGGGCAGTCCAGATGAGCGCAAACACCATCCAGCTCGTCTACACCGCTGGCGCGGTGTCCGCATACAGCTCGTGGGCCACCGCCGAAGGACTGACTCCGGCGAACAATGACCCGACCGCCGATCCCGACAAGGACGGCCAGATCAACCTCATGGAGTTCGCATTGAACAGCACCGCCTTGTCCGGAACCTCCTCCGGCAAAGTGGTCGGCAAGGTCGGAACCGTCGGCGGCCAGCAGGCGCTCACGATCACCCTGCCGGTGCGCACCGGAGTGAGCTTCACCGGCACCACCGAATTGACCGGCACAGCCGATGGCGTCCTCTACCACATCCAGGCCAGCGATGACACCGGCACTTGGAACCTTCAGGTGAGCGAAGTCACCGGCGCAGACGCCACCACCATCCAAACCGGGCTTCCCGCCCTGCAAACCGGCTGGACCTACCGCACCTTCCGCAGCCCCGGCCCGATCACCGGTGATCCGCGGGAATACATGCGCGTGGTGATCGATCCCGCCAGCTGA
- a CDS encoding MBL fold metallo-hydrolase: protein MAIRFRVLGAAGSDNALHVEIDSGHAVSRLLFDCGEGCLGALAPSDVLAIDHVFFSHFHMDHVAGFDGFFRMNFAREGNNNRIWGPPGTGKILHHRFRSYLWNLHENLGATWRVSEIGETEVQTWRHELPEAFETAHEEAAMVREGRVILEEEDFIVEAMALDHLTVSMAYKVTEKTRWNIDPERLAALGMRPGAWLKSLKDPVALPDDAMVEGRRAGELRAELLVATPGDSVAYLTDFLLDEAAAAKLVPWLSGCGHVVCESQYRVADVELAQKNYHMTSAQVATLARDAGVKELVLFHVSGRYVAEERAALLEEAREVFPGARFPEGWM, encoded by the coding sequence ATGGCCATCCGCTTCCGGGTGCTCGGCGCGGCCGGGTCTGACAACGCGCTGCACGTGGAGATCGATAGCGGGCATGCGGTGAGCCGTCTGCTCTTCGACTGCGGGGAGGGTTGTCTAGGAGCACTGGCGCCGTCGGATGTGCTGGCGATCGATCACGTCTTTTTCTCGCACTTCCACATGGATCATGTGGCGGGCTTTGACGGGTTTTTCCGGATGAATTTCGCCCGCGAGGGGAACAACAACCGAATCTGGGGGCCGCCGGGGACCGGGAAGATCTTGCATCACCGCTTCCGCAGCTACCTGTGGAATCTCCACGAGAATCTCGGCGCGACCTGGCGCGTCTCGGAGATCGGAGAGACAGAGGTCCAGACGTGGCGTCATGAGCTGCCGGAGGCGTTCGAAACCGCTCACGAGGAAGCTGCGATGGTGCGGGAAGGGCGGGTAATTCTGGAGGAAGAGGATTTCATCGTGGAGGCGATGGCGCTGGATCACCTGACGGTGAGCATGGCCTACAAGGTCACGGAGAAGACCCGGTGGAACATTGATCCGGAGCGGCTGGCCGCGCTCGGGATGAGGCCGGGTGCGTGGCTGAAGTCGTTGAAGGATCCGGTGGCCCTGCCGGATGATGCAATGGTGGAAGGGCGGCGGGCGGGGGAGCTGCGGGCGGAGCTATTGGTCGCGACGCCGGGGGACTCGGTGGCGTATTTGACGGACTTCCTTTTGGATGAGGCGGCGGCGGCGAAATTGGTGCCGTGGCTGAGCGGGTGCGGTCACGTGGTGTGCGAGTCCCAGTACCGCGTGGCGGATGTGGAGCTGGCGCAGAAGAACTATCACATGACGTCTGCCCAGGTGGCGACGCTGGCGCGGGATGCAGGGGTGAAGGAACTCGTGCTATTTCACGTGTCCGGGCGCTATGTGGCCGAGGAACGGGCGGCGCTGTTAGAAGAGGCGCGGGAGGTGTTTCCCGGGGCTCGGTTTCCGGAGGGGTGGATGTGA